One window of Pelmatolapia mariae isolate MD_Pm_ZW linkage group LG18, Pm_UMD_F_2, whole genome shotgun sequence genomic DNA carries:
- the LOC134617479 gene encoding 3',5'-cyclic-AMP phosphodiesterase 4B-like isoform X3, which yields MPEANYLFSVSWGYIKFKRMLNRELSHLSEMSRSGNQVSEYISSTFLDKQNELELPCPVPKPRERKRRQGQQQQQQQQQHGGMMTQISGVRKVSHTSSISGGAGNRFGVKTDQEELLSKDLEHINRWGLNIFKVAEHSHNRPLTCVMYTIFQERDLMRTFKIPTDTFVTFMLTLESHYHSDVAYHNNLHAADVAQSTHILLSTPALDAVFTDLEILAAIFAAAIHDVDHPGVSNQFLINTNSELALMYNDESVLENHHLAVGFKLLQEENCDIFQNLTKKQRQTLRRMVIEMVLATDMSKHMSLLADLKTMVETKKVTSSGVLMLDNYTDRMQVLRNMVHCADLSNPTKPLDLYRQWTDRIMDEFFHQGDRERERGMEISPMCDKHTASVERTQVSFIDYIVHPLWETWADLVHPDAQDILDTLEDNRNWYQSMIPQSPSPPFYTSDGEGGPHGEVEGRPVASKFKFDLTLDDQEGQGEDSGMMDTADSCDNVTLQHLPCDQEGAEMMTHDGSPAET from the exons ATGCCTGAGGCCAACTACCTGTTCTCTGTGTCCTGGGGATACATTAAG TTCAAGAGGATGCTGAACCGGGAGCTAAGCCACCTGTCTGAGATGAGCCGATCAGGCAACCAAGTGTCAGAGTACATCTCCAGCACCTTCCTAG ACAAGCAGAATGAGTTGGAGCTTCCGTGTCCAGTTCCAAAGCCGAGGGAAAGGAAGAGGAGGCagggccagcagcagcagcaacagcagcagcaacacggTGGGATGATGACACAGATCAGTGGGGTGAGAAAAGTCAGCCATACATCAAGTATCTCGGGAGGTGCTGGAAATCGCTTTGGGGTCAAGACGGACCAGGAGGAATTGTTGTCAAAG GACCTGGAACACATCAACAGATGGGGCCTGAATATTTTCAAAGTGGCTGAGCATTCTCACAATCGACCTCTCACATGCGTCATGTACACCATCTTCCAG GAGCGAGACCTGATGAGGACGTTCAAGATTCCAACGGACACCTTTGTGACGTTCATGCTGACCCTAGAGAGCCACTATCACTCCGATGTGGCGTACCACAACAACCTCCACGCTGCCGACGTAGCCCAGTCCACACACATCCTCCTGTCCACCCCTGCATTAGAT GCGGTCTTCACTGACCTGGAAATCTTGGCAGCCATTTTTGCAGCAGCCATTCACGACGTGGACCACCCGGGAGTCTCCAACCAGTTCCTAATCAATACAA ACTCTGAGCTGGCCCTGATGTACAACGATGAGTCAGTGCTGGAAAATCACCACCTGGCCGTGGGCTTCAAACTGCTGCAGGAAGAAAATTGCGACATCTTCCAAAACCTCACCAAGAAGCAGAGGCAGACGCTCCGGAGGATGGTCATAGAAATG GTTTTGGCAACCGACATGTCTAAACACATGAGTCTGCTGGCGGATTTGAAAACAATGGTGGAAACCAAGAAGGTCACCAGCTCTGGTGTCCTGATGCTAGACAACTACACAGACAGGATGCAG gttCTCCGTAACATGGTTCATTGTGCAGACCTGAGCAACCCCACCAAACCTCTGGATCTGTACCGGCAGTGGACTGACAGAATCATGGATGAGTTCTTCCAccagggagacagagagagggagagggggatggaaatcagcccaatgtgtgacaaacacacagcttCAGTAGAGAGGACTCAG GTTAGCTTCATTGATTACATAGTGCACCCTCTGTGGGAGACGTGGGCTGACCTGGTCCATCCCGATGCCCAGGACATCCTGGATACACTAGAGGACAACAGGAACTGGTACCAAAGCATGATCCCCCAGAGCCCCTCACCTCCTTTCTACACCAGTGATGGAGAAGGAGGACCTCACGGGGAGGTGGAAGGGCGGCCTGTAGCGAGTAAATTCAAGTTCGATCTAACCCTGGATGACCAGGAAGGACAAGGTGAAGACAGTGGAATGATGGACACGGCTGACAGTTGTGACAATGTGACATTACAGCATCTTCCCTGTGATCAGGAAGGGGCAGAAATGATGACACATGACGGCTCCCCGGCGGAAACATAG